In Besnoitia besnoiti strain Bb-Ger1 chromosome IX, whole genome shotgun sequence, a single genomic region encodes these proteins:
- a CDS encoding hypothetical protein (encoded by transcript BESB_015320), whose product MGVLDSDDELSRLEALEKQVITDDTAEEKQRSCRCVEDLRADLETVRKKVNTRTVDASTVSRQDELFAGLLPSDVINAKIHRLLQEKESRDSRMFAAAEEVRRLWNILNGKVSWSDFQNGLRRIDEMRVFLETAAEKVFIGHRQFVLDELDKKADVEAVNWGLRAKADEAEVKALRARVEYLERIQGALLREVECIRPTVDYVAANTVPAVLKNTAVCKIMWDLLGLSDPSAKLLVNPSDTPAEPGNSLETPRAPPRREAAGRAVREEQSCASASAEAKEPEGTLPAREPTTPQIVNTSSGTCDKRHTVSPPSSLVSPNVDLTPRLGEPWSARRRCRAPPAPRTLAEPPPRGSRVASSGHPAEVRQCHADQAAGSRGTSVDSEENDAPQESSYEPGACRRRRPAGRTQRQRAYSPSSAPLEPSNQRENKAQLSSPPRATRVAAKKAAELKTTVRPASPGQWAMRATLIGITRESRRAREQVLAATIRLAEISEMLEQMYIEYCLELVEEKFKAAEEKLGILTAFADSVNAKRRSDEERRLASLDWTVKEVLKVRGLLSDCGVTGRHSMSIQAVLRSGCVRSHAAAQPEVEKHAIRSDRFTLFGRLAGCWPSQPGEAPDAARPTPCLASPGAVRVLQRLTFCSSFPLSPRAYHVDQGVNVKDVAGTPLPGVHNTASPDDSANGGAHSPQPTRGLPPAGSPRPNVGKWRHSGRGDDDSSKTYTLKDAFRDIFAWTPKEFPSLVAGKMSTKLHSTDGVETKTLRSGGETPFTVSSPPEIPAKAFSAASITIPPRAGVSKLASWSPSEALRTRSLTLPEITNCCRMHP is encoded by the exons ATGGGGGTCCTAGACAGCGATGACGAACTTTCCAggctcgaggcgctggagaagcagGTGATCACAGACGAcactgcagaagaaaaacagcggTCGTGCCGCTGC GTTGAGGACCTGCGCGCGGACCTGGAGACGGTTCGGAAGAAAGTCAACACTCGGACCGTGGACGCATCCACCGTCTCACGTCAAGATGAACTGTTTGCTGGCCTGCTTCCTTCCGATGTTATTAATGCAAAGATCCATCGTCTGCTGCAAGAAAAAGAATCCAG GGACTCGCGTATGTTTGCCGCTGCGGAAGAAGTGAGGCGCCTCTGGAATATCCTCAACGGGAAAGTCTCCTGGAGCGACTTCCAAAATGGCCTGCGCCGAATCGACGAAATGCGCGTATTCCTTGAAACG GCCGCTGAGAAGGTGTTTATTGGTCACAGACAATTTGTTTTGGACGAGTTAGATAAAAAG GCTGACGTGGAGGCAGTGAACTGGGGCTTGAGAGCCAAGGCCGACGAAGCAGAAGTGAaagctcttcgcgcgcgggtAGAATATCTAGAACGCATCCAAGGAGCTCTATTGCGTGAAGTTGAATGCATTCG ACCTACGGTCGACTACGTCGCTGCGAACACAGTCCCCGCCGTGTTGAAGAATACCGCAGTTTGCAAGATCATGTGGGACTTGCTCGGCTTGAGCGATCCTTCCGCAAAGCTGTTGGTCAACCCATCAGacacgccggcggagcctgGAAATTCTTTGGaaacgccgcgggcgccgcctcggcgcgaggcggcggggcgggcaGTTCGAGAGGAGCagagctgcgccagcgcgtccgcggaggcTAAAGAACCCGAAGGAACGCTCCCTGCGCGCGAGCCCACCACTCCACAGATCGTCAACACGTCCTCAGGAACGTGCGACAAGCGGCACACTGTCAGTCCTCCTTCATCTCTTGTCTCTCCGAATGTCGATTtgacgccgcgcctcggcgaaccgtggagcgcgaggaggcgatgcagagcgcctccggcgccacGGACGCTAGcagagcctccgccgcgcggaagccgcgtGGCGAGTTCAGGCCACCCTGCAGAAGTCAGGCAATGTCATGCCGACCAAGCAGCAGGGAGTCGCGGGACGAGCGTCGACTCAGAAGAGAACGACGCACCACAGGAATCTTCGTACGAACCCGGCGcttgccgccgtcgtcgcccagcGGGGCGGACACAACGCCAGAGAGCCTACAgtccttcttccgctcctctCGAGCCATCAAACCAAAGAGAGAACAAAGCACAGCTCTCGAGTCCTCCGCGAGCAACTCGCGTGGCTGCGAAGAAAGCCGCCGAGCTCAAGACAACAGTCCGCCCGGCATCCCCCGGTCAGTGGGCAATGAGGGCGACGCTAATTGGAATCACGCGCGAaagccggcgcgcccgcgagcaaGTCCTCGCCGCCACTATTAG GCTAGCGGAGATTAGCGAGATGCTGGAGCAAAT GTATATTGAGTACTGCCTTGAGCTCGTGGAAGAAAAGTTCAAGGCAGCCGAG GAGAAACTTGGGATTCTGACTGCCTTCGCTGACAGCGTCAACGCCAAGCGACGAAG cgacgaggagaggcgtCTCGCCAGCCTGGACTGGACTGTGAAAGAAGTCCTGAAGGTGCGTGGACTGCTCAGCGACTGCGGAGTGACAGGGCGACACTCCATGAGCATCCAAGCAGTCCTGCGGAGTGGCTGCGTTAGAAGCcatgcggctgcgcagcctgaAGTAGAAAAACACGCGATCCGTTCGGATAGATTCACTCTTTTCGGGCGTCTCGCCGGCTGCTGGCCTTCACAGCCGGGCGAAGCTCCCGATGCGGCGAGACCCAcgccctgcctcgcgtcCCCTGGGGCTGTACGTGTGCTTCAGAGGCTGACTTTCTGCAGCTCCTTTCCGCTAAGTCCGCGCGCGTACCACGTCGACCAGGGCGTCAATGTGAAGGACGTGGCCGGCACGCCGCTGCCCGGTGTTCACAACACGGCGTCGCCGGATGATTCGGCGAACGGCGGGGCTCACTCGCCTCAGCCCACTCGAGGGCTCCCTcctgcgggctcgccgcggccgaacGTGGGGAAATGGCGtcacagcggccgcggcgatgACGATTCAAGCAAAACGTACACCCTAAAGGACGCATTCCGTGACATCTTTGCGTGGACGCCCAAAGAGTTCCCGTCACTCGTCGCCGGTAAAATGTCCACGAAGCTCCATTCGACGGATGGCGTTGAAACCAAGACGCTACGTTCGGGTGGGGAGACCCCGTTCACCGTTTCGTCGCCTCCTGAGATACCCGCGAAGGCATTCTCCGCCGCATCAATAACAATTCCCCCGAGAGCAGGCGTCTCGAAACTCGCATCATGGAGCCCATCTGAAGCGCTTAGGACGCGCAGCTTGACTCTTCCTGAGATAACTAACTGCTGCAGAATGCATCCGTGA
- a CDS encoding NAD(+)/NADH kinase domain-containing protein (encoded by transcript BESB_015310), producing the protein MERVQVPPRTRGGDGSQGYPFVSTETAASRKSREGQGVHLEEARPAAIPFSPPSASDEPSVCPCCASAAPEDWDRALSPGTANGESQSEAESGLDGEGGSEAQSHTLRARKKPVRGRAAAGRDGRESALCSRELGDDQAQAQQEGRVRFQDGEGSGEDSRPAVGETRFIEVRDWRPRQEQVHLYDIEDDEEHAGEEGGAQEPDADDDEETPKSRSTVQIVQRKKEECYCVTEVDYIPRFWSTDLVCYFTNRPKFVLLIKRISSPAVTREAASLAFYMHRVLGLTVIVEPSAAEEMAAATSNALPLKTWITNDPRGACGRSPASRRSQTSSCSLTSFRSACVSPPSLPLSASPVSAAAPSSGFKGRQGRRRESSPAAGVASSGAVLSGSPPPSSKPCQRTPSSPSPCPSACSAAVGGRYASAASSRSSVASSPRPPFRLCDGVDLVVALGGDGTMLWVSRLFEESVPPVLGVSMGSLGYLTRFSLDEARDQLAEMAARKKFSVNLRCRLKVCLVSSDDDVLETFVAFNECVIDRGHSSNLCSLDVYCNNCFFTTVAADGLILATPTGSTAYSMSAGGSMVHPKVPCLLFTPICPHSLSFRPLILPDSVVLRIVAPDDARGSIWIAVDGRSRTQVKRGMSVLVSLSAYPFPMVVRRGASCQDIWLESLKKGLNWNLRIRQGALGGDDWRAAGRCETPQRRTWDEARRDNARRGRADAKKRQLESETDEETRDRDGRRWSPASSRANVSARNAFAPSFAEPQRRRPSSSSASSRESRGAAAPGARRTRENELQAARSPSPSPRAPETGGTRDPRRRASASSSRRENLFSRSIASPPPDSPLAVLKAPRRTDLEASGVDGEGRNAPAERRDPRVSTDAVSTFQGAHQDDASTARRRAHARSPSSPLSDPSAASCSPSSPFSLHLSSSASAPEPRLDPRRARAARASSLYSFPCPSSSTPSASAPSSCSPLSSASSSGESAHPSHFAAASAAHSLSACVVRHLGDALKPLNEALPLSGVPTPAPSHSLQPPPPPPSRSKQLSPEVLRGPVLRVASLQSCSSCSPEGALGLSAAASFPSAARERGGPARRRRGAEEDARGEGSREGRRSRRDAGAESAESDGRSFEDRAAASRFSDDPRGAAEQTVIVCPGCSRACQRGVGLPLSEWSRHQVDHRRIHRVISYAEDDANAEAARDGAHEAEDGSEEEPNAPRQPEAKSRRRPVREPLRPGGDFGAQRATEETARAGSEADDGPVRTKTSPKARREGHETSGDTETERRPHSAHQARADACRADDANRLTDREFAEKASLSREANGGCSDSQPRECDRHQARTRRHEEAKSHEGDEALPSREAEAPVSRARGLESGAAAFVEEGQEEASRAACALRPTQSSSQPVPACSRDAAVADGEKTIADAGSPQVGDALATLDDSERASESRSDSEGVASSSRNLGESMNQAGALGASRGPMDRREDGSEECEPAPQRHAADANKEGATAAAPPGGDGSVLEKADTQQDAAEAQDDGFTVSRGENDEAREPGGRASTGVCAGCRRRVSDPSAQEGVPPLVLSPATCSPTCSVSPCSLISVSSPLAHRKVGAVISRRAADPCAVSGCCFRSVGLPSREDGDASVKESGAAPSLAAETLGGSAQESPCLLGASRSPSPRRQRRIAASSSSPAPTGSVSALCSVSCAALRSVSTSPPSGATTRERPAPDGVAAADAGAPEPRGDGKEAPACGDRLRCRRRPPTGDSTEAEALSPRFAWRGLNPGRLAGSAAPLGSAPSPRPVGRDRLPDFASGPSGDSEPDAWSGLQRWHRSLSASVPASPSEGLGEPKARHPRRSVPHDAGAAAALANALRTTGTSLARPRGCPLEAACRSAPPSPAAGVAGGSFFCRLGSPQGAEGGARERRPGVKAKPPRDPRLFSNSACASFSPAARPRFASAAAAVNPARRGERGGAGAASRPASALPRCAFSTGAMLALLAGGRSEEGATVCRAAGSWRRQGDREGRGDGGQRLRTSRSSGEVRAGCGVLPNGAGAAGAQSSVFMLPTDECTTMVRLVSRSARNSSEFFRDVQDLSSSSSSASVSPTKPAAASPLPCWTTPRGVAGASARSRRQTPEDSGVSSPVHTSKYSSRKESRRGEALRLE; encoded by the exons ATGGAGCGAGTCCAAGTGCCGCCGCGgacccgcggcggagacggatCTCAAGGATATCCATTTGTGTCTACGGAGACAGCAGCCTCGCGCAAATCGAGAGAAGGTCAAGGAGTCCACCTAGAGGAGGCCCGGCCGGCCGCCATACCTttttcgcctccctccgcttcGGACGAGCCGTCGGTCTGTCCCTgttgcgcctccgcagcgcccgagGACTGGGATCGCGCCTTGTCTCCGGGGACAGCGAACGGAGAAAGCCAGTCAGAAGCCGAGTCGGGGCTGGACGGCGAGGGgggaagcgaggcgcagtCGCACACTCtcagggcgaggaagaagccggTCCGAGGacgggctgcagcaggcagagacgggcgagagagcgcgTTGTGCTCGAGGGAGCTTGGGGATGACCAAGCACAAGCGCAGCAAGAGGGGCGTGTGCGCTTCCAGGACGGTGagggaagcggagaggaTTCGCGGCCAGCAGTGGGAGAGACGCGGTTTATCGAAGTGCGCGACTGGAGGCCTCGACAGGAGCAAGTTCACCTGTACGATATTGAGGACGATGAAGAACACGCTGGAGAGGAAGGTGGCGCACAAGAGCCTGatgcggacgacgacgaggagacacccAAGTCGCGCTCCACAGTGCAGATCGTGCagcggaaaaaagaagaatgTTACTGCGTTACAGA AGTGGACTACATTCCGCGATTCTGGTCGACGGACTTGGTTTGCTACTTCACTAACCGACCCAAGTTCGTGCTTCTCATCAAACGCATCAGCTCGCCCGCCGTCACgcgggaggcggcctcgctcgcttt CTACATGCACCGCGTCTTGGGTCTGACGGTCATCGTTgagccctccgccgcagaggaaatGGCAGCTGCG ACCAGCAACGCGCTGCCACTGAAAACGTGGATCACCAATGACCCTCGTGGCGCGTgcgggcgctcgccagcgtctcggcgctcgcAGACCTCTTCGTGTTCGCTCACGTCCTTCCGAtccgcgtgtgtgtcgcctccgtcgcttccCTTGTCGGCATCGCcggtctccgcagcggcaCCGTCCTCCGGCTTCAAAGGCCGacaggggcggcggagggagtcttcgcctgcggcaggcgtTGCCTCCTCGGGCGCGGTTCTCTCCgggtcgcctcctccctcctcgaAGCCCTGTCAGCGgactccgtcgtcgccgtcgccatgCCCGTCGGCGTGTTCTGCTGCGGTCGGGGGGCGCtacgcgtccgcggcgtcgtctcgctcctccgtggcatcgtcgccgcggccgcccttcCGCCTGTGCGACGGCGTCgacctcgtcgtcgcgctggGGGGCGACGGAACGATGCTGTGGGTGTCACGCCTGTTTGAGGAGAGCGTGCCCCCGGTGCTCGGCGTCTCCATGGGCAGCCTGGGGTACTTAACCCGTTTCTCGCTCGACGAGGCTCGCGACCAACTCGCTGAGATGGCCGCGAGAAAGAAATTCTCCGTCAACCTCCGCTGCCGGCTGA AAGTGTGTTTGGTgtcgagcgacgacgacgtgcTAGAGACGTTTGTGGCGTTCAACGAGTGCGTGATTGACCGGGGGCACTCGTCCAACCTCTGCAGCCTGGACGTCTActgcaacaactgcttcttcaCGACGGTTGCCGCCGACGGTCTGATCCTCGCCACGCCCACGGGCTCGACGGCCTACTCCATGTCTGCAGGCGGCTCCATGGTGCATCCCAAG GTCCCCTGCTTGCTCTTCACTCCGATCTGCCCGCACTCGTTGTCGTTCCGCCCGCTGATTCTCCCTGACTCGGTTGTGCTTCGCATCGTCGCGCCggacgacgcccgcggctccaTTTGGATCGCTGTCGACGGCCGCTCGCGCACGCAGGTCAAGCGCGGGATGTCGGttctcgtctcgctctcaGCCTACCCTTTTCCGA TGGttgtgcgccgcggcgcgtcgtgcCAAGACATTTGGTTGGAGTCGCTCAAGAAGGGTCTCAACTGGAATCTCCGCATCCGGCagggcgcgctcggcggcgacgactggcgagccgccgggcgctgcgagacgccgcagcggcggacctgggacgaggcgcgcagagacaacgcgaggcgcggacgtgcagacgcgaagaagcgacaactcgagagcgagacagacgaggagacccgcgacagagacgggcgcaggtggtcgcctgcgtcctcgcgtGCGAATGTGAGCGCGCGAAATGCGTTCGCGCCGTCCTTcgccgagccgcagcggcggcggccttcgtcgtcgtcggcctcctcgcgagagagtcgaggcgctgctgccccaGGTGCTCGGCGCACGCGGGAAAACGAGTTGCAGgctgcgcggtcgccgtcgccgagtcCCCGAGCCCCGGAGACCGGGGGGACGCGCGACCCACGGCGCAGGGCgtcggcctcctcttcgcggcgggagaatcttttctcgcgctccatcgcgtctccgccgcctgacTCCCCGCTTGCAGTTCTGAAAGCCCCGCGACGCACCGATTTAGAGGCCAGTGGCGTGGATGGGGAAGGCAGAAATGccccggcggagaggcgagatCCGCGCGTCTCGACAGATGCGGTGTCTACGTTCCAGGGCGCCCACCAAGATGACGCGTCAACAGCTCGTCGtcgtgcgcacgcgcggtcgccttcttctccgctgtctgaccccagcgccgcgtcgtgttcgccctcgtcgccttttTCGCTCCAcctctcgtcgtctgcctcggcaCCGGAGCCTCGGCTGGACCCGCGACGCGCcagagcggcgcgtgcgtcttctcTATATTCTTTTCCGTGTCCTTCCTCGTCCACGCCCTCCGCTTCCGCACCCTCGTCTTGCTCTCCGCTGTCTTCGGCGTCGTCATCGGGCGAGTCTGCGCATCCGTCTCacttcgccgcggcttcggccgCGCACagcctctctgcctgcgtggTGCGGCACCTTGGCGACGCACTCAAGCCGCTGAATGAGGCGCTCCCCCTCTCCGGCGTGCCCACGCCCGCTCCGTCCCATTCGttgcagccgccgcctcccccgccgaGTCGGTCGAAGCAGCTCTCGCCGGAGGTGCTTCGCGGACCGGTTCTGCGCGTGGCCTCGCTTCAGTCCTGCTCCTCGTGCAGCCCCGAAGGCGCTctcggcctctccgcggctgcctcgttcccctcggcggctcgcgagcgcggggggcctgccaggcggcgacgcggcgcggaggaagacgcgcgcggagaagggagCCGGGAAGGCCGCaggtcgcggcgcgacgccggcgcggagagtgcagagagcgacgggaGAAGCTTCGAAGAccgtgcggcggcgtcgcgcttctcagacgatccgcgcggcgcagcggagcaGACTGTGATAGTGTGCCccggctgctcgcgcgcctgccagcGTGGCGTCGGCCTGCCCCTGTCCGAGTGGAGTCGCCACCAAGTTGATCACCGCCGCATTCACCGCGTGATTTCCtacgcggaggacgacgcgaacgccgaggcggcgcgcgatgGCGCccacgaggcggaagacggaagcgaagaagagccgaACGCCCCGCGGCAGCCAGAGGCGAAGTCCCGCAGGCGTCCGGTCAGAGAGCCCCTGAGGCCTGGGGGAGACTTTGGAGCCCAGCGGGCCAcggaagagacagcgcgagcgggatccgaggcggacgacggTCCCGTAAGAACGAAGACGAGCCCGAAGGCACGGAGAGAGGGGCACGAAACATCGGGCGACACAGAGACAGAACGGCGACCCCACAGTGCGCACCAGGCCCGGGCGGACGCCTGTCGTGCGGATGACGCAAACAGGCTCACGGATCGCGAGTTCGCCGAGAAGGCGTCTCTGTCGAGGGAGGCGAACGGTGGATGCAGCGACTCTCAACCGCGGGAGTGCGACAGGCAtcaggcgcggacgcggcgccatGAAGAGGCAAAAAGccacgaaggcgacgaggccctcCCATCGcgggaggctgaggcgcctgtttctcgcgcgcgtgggcTCGAGTCGGGAGCAGCTGCGTTCGTCGAGGAAGGCCAGGAGGAAGCCTCACGGGCGGCTTGCGCTCTCCGTCCCACGCAGTCCTCCTCTCAACCCGTGCCGGCCTGCTCACGTGACGCTGCCGTCGCAGACGGTGAGAAGACTATTGCAGATGCAGGAAGCCCGCAAGTGGGCGACGCTTTGGCGACGCTGGATGACtcggagagggcgagcgagagccgcagcgatAGCGAAGGAGTCGCGAGCTCGAGTAGAAATCTCGGCGAGTCGATGAATCAAGCAGGTGCTCTGGGGGCGTCAAGAGGGCCCATGGACCGCCGAGAagacggcagcgaagagTGCGAGCCTGCGCCTCAGAGGCACGCGGCCGATGCAAATAAAGAGGgcgcgacggcagccgcgccgcccggaGGAGATGGCAGTGTGTTGGAGAAAGCGGACACGCAGCAGGATGCAGCTGAGGCTCAGGACGACGGGTTCACTGTTtcgcgaggagaaaacgacgaggcgcgggagccTGGCGGTCGCGCGTCCACAGGCGTTTGTGCAGGTTGTCGGAGGCGAGTGAGCGACCCATCTGCGCAGGAAGGAGTCCCGCCGTTAGTCCTCTCTCCGGCGACGTGCTCGCCGACCTGCTCGGTCTCCCCGTGTTCGTTGATTTCTGTGTCGTCGCCTTTAGCGCACCGAAAAGTCGGCGCCGTGatctcgcggcgagcggctgaCCCCTGCGCGGTGTCGGGGTGTTGCTTCCGCTCCGTAGGGCTTCCCTCTCGCGAGGATGGCGACGCGAGCGTGAAGGagtccggcgccgcgcccagtCTGGCGGCCGAGACGCTTGGCGGGAGCGCCCAAGAGtctccctgtctcctcggcgcctcgcggtcgccctcTCCACGGCGTCAGCGACGtatcgccgcctcctcgtcgtcgcctgcacCTACGGGATCGGTCTCCGCTCTGTGCAgcgtcagctgcgccgcgttgCGGTCTGTCTCcacctcgcctccctctggcgcaacgacgcgagagcgccctgcgccagacggggtcgcggcggccgacgcaggcgctccAGAGCCCAGGGGCGACGGGAAGGAAGCGCCAGCGTGTGGCGACCGGCTCcggtgccggcgccgccccccgacGGGAGATTCTACAGAGGCAGAAGCCCTGTCGCCGCGTTTCGCGTGGCGGGGTTTGAACCCGGGGCGGCTAGCGGGCTCGGCCGCTCCACTCGGCAGCGCCCCGTCGCCCAGGCCCGTGGGGCGCGATCGCCTTCCCGACTTCGCCAGCGGCCCTtccggcgacagcgagcccGACGCGTGGAGCGGGCTGCAGCGGTGGCATCGCTCGCTGTCCGCCTCTGTGCCAGCTTCCCCGTCTGAGGGCCTGGGCGAGCCCAAGGCGAGGcacccgcgccgcagcgtgccacacgacgcgggcgccgccgctgcgctggcgaacGCGCTGCGCACCACCGGCACCAGCTTAGCGCGTCCCCGCGGCTGTCCCCTGGAAGCCGCGTGCcggtccgcgccgccctcgcccgccgcgggggtCGCTGGCGGCTCGTTCTTCTGTCGTCTGggctcgccgcagggcgcggaagggggggcgcgcgagcggcgaccgGGTGTCaaggcgaagccgccgcgcgaccccCGTCTGTTTTCGAACTCCGCTTGCGCGTCGTTCTCCccggctgcgcgtcctcgctttgcctcggcggcggccgcggtgaACCCAGCACGAcggggcgagcgaggcggcgcgggcgctgctaGTCGCccagcgtctgcgctgccgcgctgcgcgttcAGCACCGGCGCCATGTTAGCCTTGCTggcgggcggccgcagcgaggagggcgcgacggTCTGCAGAGCTGCAGGAAGCTGGCGTAGACAGGGCGACCGGGAgggcagaggagacggggggcagaggctgcggacgagCCGAAGCAGCGGTGAAGTCCGCGCGGGCTGTGGCGTCTTGCCGAACGGCGCAGGGGCGGCCGGGGCGCAGTCTTCGGTGTTCATGCTGCCCACAGACGAGTGCACGACGATG GTGCGGCTGGtgtcgcgctctgcgcggaaTTCCTCGGAGTTTTTCCGCGACGTGCAAGACTTGagttcttcgtcctcttctgcgtcagTCTCCCCGACAaagcctgcggcagcgagcccGCTGCCTTGCTGGACCACCCCccgaggcgtcgctggcgcttcGGCGAGATCGCGGAGACAGACCCCAGAGGacagcggcgtctcctcgccggtgCACACTTCCAAGTACTCGAGTCGGAAggagtcgcggcgcggcgaagctctGCGGTTGGAGTAA
- a CDS encoding hypothetical protein (encoded by transcript BESB_015300) yields the protein MATSDLSRVSLSSSTASVPSSSLFARSQAAPFVLQAYSSWWDPAPTSADCPREGDSQALTERKDDDEAGKHSAGSADCSAPTEIERRRRLARLRRDFDSASFWVVDSCGPAASRSSACSSSSLFPACTSRSSPEQSGDANAEETRGGRHHTGASKPAGADRGESESGVAETVQGSDGDVGGRDSGGEDVLPPLFRLLLKHSCNLTLVGKRLCASDLLLRPLAVVHAPASEQKRNADAQQAPEEGNLTGGRQKPRPDEGGRDLARWQQLLVAEQSTGKSAKGEEGPTEGFARSSVPALASPSEYGSSLYLRHITLNIPASSPLASPGAFTSGEREEAPSAAPREGAQREASEKETSLSVEAIQKAPGVPALGPVFSYGLLLVQLEALPEKVRAEVLRAATPFGRLLEDNGVCRRVCVEAKLHIHMSRSFFDVEPRGHVVEAEAKRQDANGGELVARSHETPRREGCICVFVPPANNAPGREDQTCTFGRWSLMLCNNRPAARVLEILNASLLLRAAVRARRLDKERETRAEPRTGADAGERGTPACSRNASRPHSKISLAEEEAVLAHLNQVCLCSAQDCPVHREWLEIPSVWGPPAGFSAADSRCAATAKQAGQHETTQADTTETCFNCNSALCVEMFRRD from the coding sequence ATGGCGACCTCCGAcctctctcgcgtgtctctttcGTCTTCGACGGCTTCTgtcccttcgtcttctctctttgcGCGCTCCCAAGCCGCGCCGTTTGTCTTGCAGGCGTACTCGAGCTGGTGGGATCCGGCCCCCACATCGGCGGACTGTCCTCGCGAAGGCGATTCACAGGCCTTGACAGAACggaaggacgacgacgaggcagggAAGCACTCTGCCGGCTCAGCGGACTGCAGTGCGCCAACAGAAATTgaacgccggcggcgcctcgcgcgcctgcgccgggaCTTTGATTCTGCTTCCTTTTGGGTAGTCGACAGCTGCGGTCCTGCGGCCAGTCGGTCCTCCGCGTGCTCCAGTTCGTCTCTGTTCCCGGCGTGCACATCCCGGTCGTCTCCCGAGcaaagcggcgacgcgaacgcagaggaaacgcgTGGCGGCCGCCACCACACAGGGGCCTCCAAACCAGCGGGTGCCGACCGAGGAGAATCAGAAAGTGGTGTCGCAGAGACCGTGCAGGGGTCAGACGGTGACGTCGGCGGGCGGGACAGTGGCGGGGAAGACGTTCTCCCTCCGCtgtttcgcctccttctgAAGCACAGCTGCAACTTGACTCTCGTCGGCAAGCGCCTGTGCGCGTCGGACCTGCTCCTCCGGCCTCTGGCAGTCGTGCACGCGCCAGCCAGCGAGCAGAAACGAAATGCCGACGCGCAGCAAGCGCCCGAAGAAGGCAACCTGACAGGGGGAAGACAGAAGCCGCGACCGGACGAAGGCGGGCGGGATTTGGCTCGCtggcagcagctcctcgtcgcAGAGCAGAGCACCGGCAAGTCAGcgaaaggagaggaaggcccCACGGAAGGATTTGCGCGTAGCAGTGTGCCGGCGCTTGCTTCTCCGAGTGAATATGGCAGTTCACTGTACCTACGCCACATTACCTTGAATATcccggcctcgtcgcctctcgcttcaCCGGGCGCGTTCACTtccggggagagagaggaggcgccctccgcagcgccgcgcgagggcgcgcaaaGAGAGGCATCGGAAAAGGAGACCTCGCTCAGCGTGGAGGCCATCCAGAAGGCGCCTGGCGTTCCCGCGTTGGGGCCCGTGTTCTCGTACGGACTTCTGCTGGTgcagctcgaggcgctgcctgaGAAAGTCCGCGCCGAGGTGcttcgcgcagcgacgccctTTGGCCGGCTTCTGGAGGACAACGGCGTCTGccgacgcgtctgcgtggaggcgaagctCCACATTCACATGAGTCGGTCGTTTTTCGACGTTGAGCCGCGCGGGCACGTCGTCGAGGCAGAAGCGAAGCGCCAGGACGCAAATGGGGGAGAGCTGGTCGCCCGCAGTCACGAAACTCCGCGGCGGGAGGGGTGCATATGCGTCTTCGTGCCGCCAGCGAACAATGCGCCGGGAAGGGAGGACCAAACCTGCACTTTCGGGCGATGGTCTCTGATGCTGTGTAACAACAGGCCAGCGGCTCGCGTGCTGGAGATTCTGaacgcctctctgcttctgcgggCCGCCGTTCGGGCACGCCGACTCGACAAGGAGCGCGAAACACGCGCTGAACCCCGCACGggggcagacgccggcgagagaggaacgcCGGCTTGCTCAAGGAATGCCTCACGGCCACACTCCAAGATTTCTCtggctgaagaagaggctgtCCTCGCGCACCTAAATCAGGTCTGCCTCTGCTCGGCGCAAGATTGCCCTGTTCATCGCGAGTGGTTAGAGATCCCCTCTGTCTGGGGCCCGCCCGCAggcttctctgcagctgacTCGCGGTGTGCGGCCACAGCGAAGCAAGCAGGTCAACACGAGACGACACAAGCCGATACGACAGAAACGTGCTTCAACTGTAACAGCGCTCTGTGCGTTGAAATGTTCCGCAGAGACTAA